A region from the Corynebacterium halotolerans YIM 70093 = DSM 44683 genome encodes:
- a CDS encoding c-type cytochrome, whose protein sequence is MMETNSNNAEQSEKSTASAKKARNRRKLRRTGAGALALTLGLTGAGVLATALTPDAQVATAQRDDQAVIQEGKDLYDVACITCHGANLQGVPDRGPSLIGVGEGSVYFQVHSGRMPMMSNDAQAERKTPRYTEAQALALAAYVAANGGGPELVYNEDGTIAMESLRGSNYNGQIQPEDVARGSELFRMNCASCHNFTGQGGSLSSGKYAPPLDPANEQEIYQAMLTGPQNMPKFADRQLSAEEKKDIIAFIKSAGETPSPGGWSLGGLGPVAEGMFIWIVGITVLAGAAMWIGSRS, encoded by the coding sequence ATGATGGAAACCAATTCGAACAACGCCGAGCAGTCCGAGAAGTCGACAGCTTCGGCCAAGAAGGCCCGGAACCGGCGCAAGCTGCGTCGGACCGGCGCCGGCGCCCTGGCATTGACTCTGGGCCTCACCGGCGCCGGTGTCCTGGCCACCGCCCTGACCCCGGACGCCCAGGTCGCCACCGCGCAGCGGGACGACCAGGCCGTGATCCAGGAGGGCAAGGACCTCTACGACGTCGCCTGCATCACCTGCCACGGCGCCAACCTGCAGGGCGTGCCCGACCGTGGCCCGTCCCTGATCGGCGTGGGCGAGGGCAGCGTCTACTTCCAGGTTCACTCCGGCCGCATGCCGATGATGTCGAACGACGCCCAGGCCGAGCGCAAGACCCCGCGCTACACCGAGGCGCAGGCCCTGGCCCTCGCGGCCTACGTCGCCGCCAACGGCGGTGGCCCCGAGCTCGTCTACAACGAGGACGGCACCATCGCCATGGAGTCGCTCCGCGGCTCCAACTACAACGGCCAGATCCAGCCCGAGGACGTCGCCCGCGGCTCCGAGCTGTTCCGCATGAACTGCGCCTCCTGCCACAACTTCACCGGCCAGGGCGGCTCACTGTCCTCCGGTAAGTACGCCCCGCCGCTGGATCCCGCCAATGAGCAGGAGATCTACCAGGCGATGCTCACCGGCCCGCAGAACATGCCGAAGTTCGCCGACCGCCAGCTCTCCGCTGAAGAGAAGAAGGACATCATCGCCTTCATCAAGAGCGCCGGTGAGACCCCGAGCCCGGGCGGCTGGTCCCTCGGCGGACTGGGCCCGGTCGCTGAAGGCATGTTCATCTGGATCGTCGGCATCACCGTGCTCGCCGGTGCAGCTATGTGGATTGGATCGCGCTCATGA
- a CDS encoding cytochrome c oxidase subunit 3 produces the protein MTSAVSNQATTATPRVDALNRPNMVSVGTIVFLSQELMFFAGLFAMYFTSRANGQAGDWSEQTAHLNVVYGAIITAILITSSVTSQFGVFAAERGDVFKLRRWLGVTVALGVIFLGLVAFEYYEMISHGVTIQSSVFGSVFYIITGFHMAHVTAGIIAFIVVLLRITKAKFTPAQATAAMVTSYYWHFVDVIWIGVFIVIYLIQ, from the coding sequence GTGACGAGCGCAGTTTCAAACCAAGCAACGACAGCAACACCGCGTGTCGACGCACTGAACCGCCCCAACATGGTCAGTGTCGGCACGATCGTGTTCCTGTCTCAGGAATTGATGTTCTTCGCCGGACTGTTCGCGATGTACTTCACGTCGCGTGCCAACGGTCAGGCAGGTGACTGGTCGGAGCAGACGGCCCATCTCAACGTGGTGTACGGGGCAATCATCACCGCGATTCTGATCACCTCCTCCGTTACCTCGCAGTTCGGCGTTTTCGCGGCTGAAAGGGGTGATGTTTTCAAGCTGAGGCGCTGGCTCGGGGTCACCGTCGCCCTCGGTGTGATCTTCCTCGGTCTCGTGGCCTTCGAGTACTACGAGATGATCTCCCACGGTGTGACCATCCAGTCGAGTGTGTTCGGCTCCGTGTTCTACATCATCACGGGCTTCCACATGGCGCACGTGACCGCCGGCATCATCGCGTTCATCGTGGTGCTGCTCCGCATCACCAAGGCGAAGTTCACGCCGGCGCAGGCCACCGCCGCCATGGTGACCTCCTACTACTGGCACTTCGTCGACGTCATCTGGATCGGCGTCTTCATCGTCATCTACCTCATTCAGTAG
- a CDS encoding cytochrome c oxidase subunit 4, giving the protein MRAGSKVIYAIAAFLGVLALIYILATTFVEDDANYGGSEWAGITALVLSFGLAMMLAVYLNITERRADVLPEDWEEAEVEDKAGILGFFSPGSIWPVVMSASILVLAYGIAFWHYWMIALGAALLIWACTMLNLQYGMPREKH; this is encoded by the coding sequence ATGCGAGCTGGTTCAAAAGTCATTTACGCCATTGCGGCATTCCTGGGTGTTCTCGCCCTGATCTACATTCTCGCTACCACTTTCGTCGAGGACGACGCTAACTACGGAGGTTCAGAGTGGGCCGGCATCACCGCCCTGGTCCTCTCTTTCGGGCTGGCGATGATGCTCGCCGTCTACCTCAACATCACCGAGCGCCGCGCCGACGTGCTCCCGGAGGACTGGGAGGAGGCCGAGGTGGAGGACAAGGCCGGCATCCTCGGCTTCTTCTCCCCGGGCTCCATCTGGCCGGTGGTCATGTCCGCGAGCATCCTGGTTCTCGCCTACGGCATCGCCTTCTGGCACTACTGGATGATCGCTCTCGGCGCCGCGCTCCTCATCTGGGCCTGCACCATGCTCAATCTGCAGTACGGCATGCCGAGGGAGAAGCACTAG
- a CDS encoding cytochrome c oxidase subunit II produces the protein MEQRNKRGFARKAGLAGVVALGGLALAGCDIAAPESVSRILDMGWPDPITPEGEAMYNFWVWVWVAAWIIGVIMWALFLWAIFKWSASKAEKQGKGEFPKQLQYNVPLELALTIIPIVIVMVIFFFTVQTQQKVVALDKDPDVTVDVTAFQWNWKFGYQNIGADLSPTGSEYDGIDEERQAIAEETKHDSEELRNANPIHGTSKGDLSYLRYNEVETLGTTEEVPVLVLPSNTTIQFDLASGDVVHSFWVPEFLFKRDVMAHPEQNQQQGSFQIEAIEEEGAFVGRCAEMCGTYHAMMNFELRVVSPEQFTDYMAFRLDNPEAPNSEALASIGEEPFAVTTRPFNSSRQTNDGENFDVPNQNV, from the coding sequence GTGGAACAGCGAAATAAGCGTGGCTTCGCCCGCAAGGCGGGTCTCGCCGGCGTTGTGGCCCTCGGCGGTTTGGCTCTGGCCGGCTGCGATATCGCCGCGCCGGAATCCGTGAGCCGGATTCTGGACATGGGCTGGCCGGACCCCATCACCCCTGAGGGTGAGGCGATGTACAACTTCTGGGTCTGGGTCTGGGTCGCCGCCTGGATTATCGGCGTGATCATGTGGGCCCTGTTCCTGTGGGCGATCTTCAAGTGGAGCGCCAGCAAGGCCGAGAAGCAGGGCAAGGGCGAGTTCCCGAAGCAGCTCCAGTACAACGTTCCACTTGAGCTGGCACTGACGATCATTCCGATCGTCATCGTCATGGTGATCTTCTTCTTCACCGTCCAGACGCAGCAGAAGGTCGTCGCCCTGGACAAGGATCCGGACGTGACAGTCGACGTCACGGCCTTCCAGTGGAACTGGAAGTTCGGTTACCAGAACATCGGCGCCGATCTGAGCCCGACGGGCTCCGAATACGATGGCATCGACGAAGAGCGTCAGGCCATCGCCGAGGAGACCAAGCATGACTCCGAGGAACTGCGCAACGCCAACCCGATCCACGGCACCTCCAAGGGTGACCTGTCCTACCTGAGGTACAACGAGGTCGAGACCCTCGGCACCACCGAGGAGGTCCCGGTTCTGGTTCTCCCGTCCAACACCACAATCCAGTTCGATCTGGCCTCCGGCGACGTGGTCCACTCCTTCTGGGTCCCGGAGTTCCTGTTCAAGCGTGACGTCATGGCCCACCCGGAGCAGAACCAGCAGCAGGGCTCCTTCCAGATCGAGGCCATCGAGGAAGAGGGTGCCTTCGTCGGCCGCTGCGCCGAGATGTGCGGCACCTACCATGCGATGATGAACTTCGAGCTCCGTGTTGTCTCCCCCGAGCAGTTCACCGACTACATGGCGTTCCGTCTCGACAACCCGGAGGCCCCGAACTCCGAGGCACTGGCGTCGATCGGTGAGGAGCCCTTCGCGGTGACCACCAGGCCGTTCAACTCTTCCCGTCAGACCAACGACGGCGAGAACTTCGACGTCCCCAACCAGAACGTTTAA
- the asnB gene encoding asparagine synthase (glutamine-hydrolyzing) — MCGLLGMLTSNANAAQFTDAVERALPCMRHRGPDEAGSWHDEDVVYGFNRLSIIDLEHSHQPLRWGPAESPERYALTFNGEIYNYLELREELQDLGYTFHTSGDSETIVVGYHHWGEKVVEHLRGMFGIAIWDTREKVLFLARDQFGIKPLYYATTAAGTAFSSEKKSLLEMAPELGLDLDLDRRAIEHYVDLQYVPEPESLHTGIRRLESGCTATLRPGGEVVARRYFKPNFDVTPVPKGREQDLFDRIAHALEDSVAKHMRADVTVGSFLSGGIDSTAIAALAKRHNPDLLTFTTGFEREGYSEVDVAAESAAAIGVEHIVKVVSPEEYADAIPKIMWYLDDPVADPSLVPLYFVAAEARKHVKVVLSGEGADELFGGYTIYKEPLSLAPFEKIPSPLRKGLRKLGQVLPDGMKGKSLLDRGTMTMEERYYGNARSFNFEQLQRVLPWAKPEWDHREVTAPVYEVNRHMDPVARMQHLDLFTWMRGDILVKADKINMANSLELRVPFLDKEVFNVAQTIPHDLKIADGTTKYALRKALEQIVPPHVLHRRKLGFPVPMRHWLAGDELYGWAQDTITESQTDEIFDRGQVLEMLKEHRDGVTDHSRRLWTVLAFMVWHGIFMEKRIDPKIERKDYPVDL; from the coding sequence ATGTGCGGGCTTCTTGGCATGCTGACGAGCAACGCGAATGCGGCACAGTTCACCGACGCCGTGGAAAGGGCACTGCCGTGCATGCGCCACCGCGGCCCCGACGAGGCCGGTAGCTGGCACGACGAGGACGTCGTCTACGGGTTCAACCGTCTGTCCATCATTGATCTGGAGCACTCCCACCAGCCGCTGCGGTGGGGGCCGGCCGAGTCGCCGGAGCGCTACGCGCTGACGTTCAACGGCGAGATCTACAACTACCTGGAACTGCGCGAGGAGCTCCAGGACCTCGGGTACACCTTCCACACCTCCGGCGACTCCGAGACGATCGTCGTCGGATACCACCACTGGGGAGAGAAGGTCGTCGAGCACCTGCGCGGCATGTTCGGCATCGCCATCTGGGACACCCGGGAGAAGGTGCTGTTCCTGGCGCGCGACCAGTTCGGCATCAAGCCGCTCTACTACGCCACGACCGCCGCCGGCACGGCCTTCAGCTCGGAGAAGAAGTCCCTCCTGGAGATGGCCCCGGAGCTGGGTCTAGATCTGGACCTTGACCGCCGCGCGATCGAGCATTACGTGGACCTGCAGTACGTCCCCGAGCCGGAGAGCCTGCACACCGGCATCCGCCGCCTCGAGTCCGGCTGCACCGCCACCCTGCGTCCGGGAGGGGAGGTCGTCGCCAGGCGCTACTTCAAGCCGAACTTCGACGTCACCCCGGTCCCCAAGGGCCGTGAACAGGACCTGTTCGACCGGATCGCCCACGCGTTGGAGGACTCCGTCGCCAAGCACATGCGCGCCGACGTCACGGTGGGCTCCTTCCTCTCCGGCGGCATCGACTCCACCGCCATCGCCGCCCTGGCCAAGCGCCACAACCCGGATCTGCTGACCTTCACCACCGGCTTCGAGCGCGAGGGCTACTCCGAGGTCGACGTCGCCGCCGAATCCGCCGCGGCCATCGGCGTCGAGCACATCGTCAAGGTCGTCTCCCCCGAGGAATACGCCGATGCCATCCCGAAGATCATGTGGTACCTCGACGACCCGGTCGCCGACCCGTCGCTGGTGCCGCTGTACTTCGTCGCGGCCGAGGCCCGCAAGCATGTCAAGGTCGTGCTCTCCGGCGAGGGCGCCGACGAGCTCTTCGGCGGCTACACCATCTACAAGGAGCCGCTGTCGCTCGCGCCCTTCGAGAAAATCCCCTCCCCGCTGCGCAAGGGGTTGCGGAAGCTCGGGCAGGTGCTCCCCGACGGCATGAAGGGCAAGTCTCTGCTCGATCGCGGCACCATGACCATGGAGGAGCGCTACTACGGCAACGCCCGCTCCTTCAATTTCGAGCAGCTGCAGCGCGTGCTGCCCTGGGCGAAGCCCGAGTGGGACCACCGCGAGGTCACTGCCCCGGTCTACGAGGTCAACAGACACATGGACCCGGTCGCCCGGATGCAGCACCTGGATCTGTTCACCTGGATGCGTGGCGACATCCTGGTCAAGGCCGACAAGATCAACATGGCCAACTCCCTGGAGCTGCGCGTGCCGTTCCTGGACAAGGAGGTCTTCAACGTCGCCCAGACCATCCCGCACGACCTGAAGATCGCTGACGGCACCACCAAGTACGCGCTGCGCAAGGCGCTCGAGCAGATCGTCCCGCCGCACGTGCTGCACCGCAGGAAGCTGGGTTTCCCGGTGCCGATGCGCCACTGGCTGGCCGGCGACGAGCTGTACGGCTGGGCCCAGGACACCATCACCGAGTCCCAGACTGATGAGATCTTCGACCGCGGGCAGGTCCTGGAGATGCTCAAGGAGCACCGCGACGGCGTCACCGACCACTCGCGCCGCCTGTGGACCGTGCTGGCGTTCATGGTCTGGCACGGCATCTTCATGGAGAAGCGCATCGATCCGAAGATCGAGCGGAAGGATTACCCGGTCGACCTCTGA
- a CDS encoding HesB/IscA family protein → MTAPTSSTGVILTESAAAKAKALLDQEGRDDLSLRIAVQPGGCAGLRYQLYFDDRSLDGDKVDEVGGVRLTVDKMSVPYLTGARIDFSDTIEAQGFTIDNPNAGGSCACGDSFN, encoded by the coding sequence ATGACTGCCCCGACCTCCAGCACCGGTGTGATCCTCACCGAATCCGCGGCTGCCAAGGCCAAGGCCCTGCTCGACCAGGAGGGTCGCGACGATCTGTCCCTGCGTATCGCTGTTCAGCCGGGCGGCTGCGCCGGTCTGCGCTACCAGCTCTACTTCGACGACCGTTCCCTCGACGGCGACAAGGTCGACGAGGTCGGCGGTGTGCGCCTGACCGTGGACAAGATGTCCGTGCCGTACCTGACCGGTGCACGCATCGACTTCTCCGACACCATCGAGGCACAGGGTTTCACCATCGACAACCCGAACGCCGGCGGCTCCTGCGCCTGCGGCGACTCTTTCAACTAG